In Arvicola amphibius chromosome 1, mArvAmp1.2, whole genome shotgun sequence, one DNA window encodes the following:
- the LOC119824569 gene encoding olfactory receptor 5B2-like — MALMKNGTEVRLFLLLGLTDDPGLQLPLFITFLLIYIITLVGNLGMILLILLDSRLHTPMYIFLGNLSLVDFCYSSAVTPTVMTEFLVGDKVISYNDCAAQMFFFAGFATAENYLLASMAYDRYVAVCKPLHYASTMTKSVYTWLIIGSYVISFLNASIHIADIFTLSFCKSNMIHHFFCDVPAIMALTCFDNQFRELVLLYIESLNIFFALIVICTSYMLIFVTILKMHSAAGHRKAVSTCASHFTAVSIFYGTVIFMYLQPSSNHTMDTDKVTSVFYTMVIPMLNPLVYSLRNKEVMNAFLKSILHS; from the coding sequence ATGGCACTAATGAAGAACGGAACAGAAGTGAGACTGTTCCTCCTGCTGGGACTCACTGATGACCCAGGCCTACAGCTTCCCCTCTTCATCACCTTCCTTCTCATCTACATCATCACCCTGGTGGGAAACCTGGGGATGATCCTGCTGATTCTCTTGGACTCTCGACTTCACACCCCCATGTATATTTTCCTTGGTAACCTTTCTTTGGTGGACTTTTGTTACTCCTCAGCTGTCACGCCCACAGTCATGACTGAGTTTCTTGTGGGTGACAAGGTCATTTCCTACAATGATTGTGCTGCTCAGATGTTCTTCTTTGCAGGTTTTGCTACTGCGGAGAATTACCTGTTGGCCTccatggcctatgatcgctatgtAGCAGTATGCAAGCCCCTCCACTATGCCAGCACCATGACTAAAAGTGTCTATACATGGCTGATTATTGGCTCTTATGTCATCAGTTTCTTGAATGCCTCCATCCATATTGCAGACATATTCACGCTCTCCTTCTGTAAGTCCAATATGATCCATCATTTTTTCTGTGATGTTCCAGCAATCATGGCTCTCACTTGCTTTGATAATCAATTTAGGGAACTTGTTCTTCTTTATATTGagagtttaaatattttctttgctctcatAGTTATCTGCACatcttacatgttaatttttgTCACTATCTTAAAGATGCACTCAGCTGCAGGACATCGTAAGGCTGTATCCACCTGTGCCTCCCACTTCACTGCAGTGTCTATTTTCTATGGTACTGTCATCTTTATGTATTTACAGCCCAGCTCCAATCATACCATGGACACAGACAAAGTTACATCTGTGTTCTACACCATGGTCATTCCTATGCTGAACCCTCTGGTCTACAGTCTGAGGAACAAGGAGGTCATGAACGCATTCTTAAAGTCAATATTGCATTCTTAA